In one Nocardia tengchongensis genomic region, the following are encoded:
- a CDS encoding DUF397 domain-containing protein produces MNRKTIHGGRRGPRFAKSSFSYGGGDCVEVAYHEGQIAVRDSKDRHSPTLWFTKSEWRAFTSGVRAGEFDFAD; encoded by the coding sequence ATGAACCGCAAGACGATTCACGGGGGGCGTCGTGGCCCCAGGTTCGCGAAGAGCAGTTTCAGCTACGGTGGCGGCGATTGCGTCGAGGTCGCGTACCACGAAGGGCAGATCGCTGTGCGTGACTCCAAGGACCGGCACAGCCCCACGCTGTGGTTCACGAAGTCGGAGTGGCGAGCGTTCACCTCGGGGGTCCGAGCCGGCGAATTCGACTTCGCCGACTGA
- a CDS encoding NUDIX domain-containing protein: MVENVVVDRESLLVELVDETGVTIGSCPVSRAHHPPGQPHRAFSVLLFDTAGRVLLQRRAAVKTRFPSRWSNACCGHRHRNKPSRRGRGSASWTSSACGSR; this comes from the coding sequence ATGGTCGAGAATGTTGTGGTGGATCGCGAGTCCTTGCTGGTCGAGCTGGTCGACGAGACCGGAGTGACGATCGGCTCCTGCCCGGTATCGCGGGCGCATCATCCGCCGGGGCAGCCGCACCGCGCCTTCTCGGTGTTGTTGTTCGACACCGCGGGCCGGGTACTGCTCCAACGTCGCGCGGCGGTCAAGACTCGCTTCCCGTCCCGCTGGTCCAACGCCTGCTGCGGCCACCGGCACCGGAACAAACCGTCGCGCAGGGGGCGGGGATCCGCCTCGTGGACGAGCTCGGCATGCGGGTCGCGCTGA
- a CDS encoding tryptophan dimethylallyltransferase family protein, with the protein MLDISFADLLCQKWDTLCAEFGIPATEYTPINSHIRSLLAPWGSRLIEATPRYPSFVSGDGFPAEISVSLSAGVPEFRILFESLGAPATSMSCRQAGLDLTERLADELGVHVDSFDRVKDLFLPRDRDGGLIWHSIAWRPGNTPEYKVYLGTQAYGPDGAYDAVGKAMSRLGMSSAWEATRDGIARRRGSVPELDFFALDLTEQPTARAKVYLRHHGITADDLNRLAGLASSHRSPSAIDAYRTIVGDPQRVLTDHPLTCLAFRQDSEQAAEATTYLRLTGAADSHAAACGLVESLVDPNILDPARYRAAITALATGGAPGVQELVGLRTRHDQLDVTVYLRFDVYGRAAPPPEKCSCAR; encoded by the coding sequence GTGCTCGACATTTCATTCGCGGATCTTCTGTGTCAAAAATGGGACACTCTCTGCGCTGAATTCGGCATTCCCGCAACGGAATACACGCCGATAAACAGTCACATCCGGTCCCTGCTCGCCCCGTGGGGCAGCCGGCTCATCGAGGCGACTCCTCGATATCCGTCCTTCGTCTCGGGGGATGGATTCCCCGCCGAGATCTCGGTCAGCCTCTCCGCCGGCGTACCCGAGTTTCGGATTCTCTTCGAATCTCTCGGCGCCCCAGCGACATCCATGTCCTGCCGGCAGGCGGGCCTGGACCTGACCGAGCGACTGGCCGACGAACTCGGCGTGCATGTCGACTCCTTCGACCGGGTGAAGGATCTGTTTCTGCCCCGCGATCGCGACGGGGGACTGATCTGGCACTCGATCGCGTGGCGGCCTGGCAACACACCCGAGTACAAGGTGTACCTGGGAACGCAGGCATACGGGCCGGATGGGGCGTATGACGCAGTCGGGAAGGCTATGTCACGCCTGGGAATGTCCTCGGCCTGGGAAGCGACTCGCGACGGCATCGCGCGGCGCCGAGGATCAGTACCTGAGCTGGACTTCTTCGCGCTCGACCTGACCGAGCAGCCGACCGCGCGCGCCAAAGTGTATCTGCGGCACCACGGTATAACGGCGGACGACCTGAACAGGCTTGCCGGACTCGCATCCTCGCACCGATCGCCGAGTGCGATCGACGCGTACCGCACGATCGTGGGTGATCCGCAGCGGGTCCTGACCGATCATCCGTTGACCTGTCTGGCATTTCGACAAGACAGCGAGCAGGCCGCCGAGGCCACCACCTATCTTCGCCTCACCGGCGCGGCCGATTCCCACGCCGCAGCCTGCGGACTCGTCGAATCCCTGGTCGATCCCAACATCCTCGACCCGGCCCGATACCGGGCGGCGATCACGGCCTTGGCAACGGGTGGTGCACCCGGAGTGCAGGAATTGGTCGGGCTGCGAACGCGACACGATCAGCTGGACGTGACGGTCTACCTTCGCTTCGACGTCTACGGCCGCGCCGCGCCGCCTCCCGAAAAATGCTCCTGCGCTCGATGA
- a CDS encoding NUDIX domain-containing protein: MDELGMRVALNEVGVYRYRAVDPATDRVEDEWDHVLVGMVTDQTVRPNPAEVSEFAWVELNELRADLVAAPHRYTPWLGGVLSTARP; this comes from the coding sequence GTGGACGAGCTCGGCATGCGGGTCGCGCTGAACGAGGTCGGTGTCTACCGCTATCGCGCCGTGGACCCGGCGACCGACCGCGTCGAAGACGAGTGGGACCACGTCCTCGTCGGAATGGTCACCGACCAGACGGTCCGGCCCAATCCGGCGGAAGTATCGGAATTCGCCTGGGTGGAGCTGAACGAGCTGCGTGCCGATCTGGTCGCCGCACCGCACCGGTACACCCCTTGGCTGGGCGGCGTCCTCTCCACAGCGCGGCCGTGA
- a CDS encoding MMPL family transporter produces the protein MLSRVARFATGSPRVVIAVALLIMITCGGFGASVQSHLKFGGFLTTDAESAAAGRFIDDNFPGGNPNLVVLVHADGGVDGDAARAAGRRVLDTLSRHREVVGVQSYWTPVSPAFTASLRSKDSKSALVLGNIPGDETAAQIAGGTIESELNGTDENGVTVHAGGLPVSFSDIYGQTMHDTTRAEAIAIPVSLLVLILVFGSLVAASLPLAIGLFAMAAALGILRTLTLFTDISIYSMNMVSMLGLALAIDYSLLIVSRYREELGHGLETRSAIVRSIRTAGRTVVFSASTVACSLAALAVFPQYFLRSFAYAGVAVVIAAAAGAIVILPALLILLGDRVNSLDLRVLLLRRVGRVVSDPVPPQQSRWYRVVTAVMKRAAPVAIVVTAILLLLGAPFLGVRFGYPDDRTLPAQASARVVGDALRNDFDSRLASGAVIAVPGYQGSQPDIGAYAAGLSRTPGVAAVASSAGIYVNGSQAFVAPPGMAGPAGTFLSVRTNVDAYSSAGEDQLAALRAVPPPAPVRFGGNTAVNRDAMTAMGDRLPLAGTFIVLTSLLLLFLFTGSVLLPVKALLLNMLSLTATFGAMVWIFQDGHLAGVLGFTPTGSLNPAMPILMFCLAFGMSMDYEVFLLSRIREEWLASDRTPAANTHAVAMGIARTGRIYTSAAGLMALVIGATATSKVSFMILFGIGLSLAVIIDAVVIRTALGPALMRLMSTFNWWAPRPLARLHRQFGLDEAPGSDSGTPVVAPGGIVATPATS, from the coding sequence ATGCTTTCCAGAGTCGCCCGGTTCGCCACCGGATCCCCGCGCGTCGTGATCGCGGTGGCCTTGCTGATCATGATCACCTGCGGCGGGTTCGGCGCGAGCGTGCAGTCGCACCTGAAGTTCGGCGGGTTCCTCACCACGGACGCCGAATCGGCCGCGGCGGGCCGTTTCATCGATGACAATTTTCCCGGCGGGAATCCCAATCTCGTTGTGCTGGTGCACGCTGACGGCGGGGTCGACGGCGACGCGGCGCGAGCCGCAGGGCGCCGGGTGCTCGACACGCTGAGCCGGCATCGGGAAGTCGTCGGCGTGCAGTCGTACTGGACGCCGGTCAGCCCGGCCTTCACCGCGAGCTTGCGTAGTAAGGACAGCAAGAGCGCGCTCGTCCTCGGCAACATTCCCGGTGACGAAACCGCCGCGCAAATTGCCGGTGGCACAATTGAATCGGAGCTCAACGGCACCGACGAAAACGGTGTCACCGTGCATGCGGGCGGCCTGCCGGTGTCGTTCTCCGATATCTACGGCCAGACCATGCATGACACCACTCGTGCGGAGGCCATCGCGATCCCGGTGTCATTGCTGGTGCTGATCCTGGTGTTCGGCAGCCTCGTCGCGGCGTCGTTGCCACTGGCCATCGGACTGTTCGCGATGGCCGCCGCCCTGGGCATCCTACGGACGCTGACGCTGTTCACCGACATCTCGATCTACTCGATGAACATGGTCAGCATGCTCGGGCTCGCCCTGGCCATCGATTACAGCCTGCTCATCGTCAGCCGCTATCGGGAAGAACTCGGGCACGGCCTGGAGACCAGGTCCGCGATCGTGCGCTCGATTCGGACCGCGGGCCGCACGGTGGTCTTCTCGGCGTCGACCGTGGCGTGTTCGCTTGCCGCACTGGCGGTTTTCCCGCAGTACTTCCTGCGATCGTTCGCCTACGCCGGAGTCGCAGTGGTGATCGCGGCGGCCGCGGGCGCCATCGTCATCCTGCCCGCGTTGTTGATCCTGCTCGGCGATCGGGTCAACTCGCTCGATCTCCGCGTGTTACTGCTGCGCCGGGTCGGACGCGTTGTCAGCGATCCGGTGCCACCACAACAGAGCCGCTGGTACCGGGTGGTCACCGCGGTCATGAAGCGGGCGGCTCCCGTCGCCATCGTCGTCACCGCGATCCTGCTGCTGCTCGGGGCCCCGTTCCTGGGTGTACGTTTCGGCTACCCCGATGATCGGACCTTGCCCGCACAGGCCTCGGCTCGTGTCGTAGGTGACGCGCTGCGCAACGACTTCGATTCCAGGCTCGCCTCCGGCGCGGTGATCGCCGTGCCCGGATATCAAGGAAGCCAACCGGACATCGGCGCGTACGCGGCGGGACTGTCGCGAACCCCCGGAGTCGCCGCGGTGGCCTCCAGTGCCGGTATCTATGTCAACGGCTCCCAGGCATTCGTGGCGCCGCCGGGAATGGCCGGGCCCGCGGGAACTTTCCTGTCCGTGCGAACGAACGTCGACGCCTACTCGAGCGCGGGCGAGGACCAGTTGGCCGCATTGCGAGCGGTGCCCCCACCCGCACCGGTGCGGTTCGGCGGAAACACCGCGGTCAACCGGGACGCGATGACGGCGATGGGCGACCGGCTGCCGCTGGCGGGCACGTTCATCGTGCTGACGAGCTTGTTGTTGCTGTTCCTGTTCACCGGAAGCGTGCTGCTGCCGGTGAAGGCGCTGCTGCTCAACATGTTGTCGCTGACAGCGACCTTCGGTGCGATGGTGTGGATCTTTCAGGACGGTCACCTCGCCGGAGTGCTCGGCTTCACCCCCACCGGCAGCCTCAACCCGGCGATGCCGATCCTGATGTTCTGCTTGGCATTCGGGATGTCCATGGACTACGAGGTGTTCCTGCTTTCCCGGATCCGAGAGGAGTGGCTGGCCTCCGATCGCACTCCGGCGGCCAACACCCACGCCGTCGCCATGGGTATCGCGAGGACCGGGCGCATCTACACCTCGGCCGCCGGACTGATGGCGCTGGTCATCGGGGCAACAGCGACGTCGAAGGTGTCGTTCATGATCCTGTTCGGCATCGGCCTGTCGTTGGCCGTGATCATCGACGCGGTCGTCATCCGCACCGCGCTGGGGCCGGCGCTGATGCGGCTGATGAGCACGTTCAACTGGTGGGCACCCAGGCCCTTGGCGCGTCTGCACCGGCAGTTCGGTCTGGACGAAGCGCCCGGGTCCGACAGTGGCACACCGGTGGTGGCGCCCGGTGGCATCGTGGCGACGCCTGCCACCTCGTAA